Sequence from the Methanobrevibacter thaueri genome:
CTAAAGCAGGTCTGATTTCAATACCCAATTCATCACCAACCTCTTCACATGCCTTGGATTGAATTTCCAATGCATCAGCGTTGGTTATGTTAGGTACCCATCCACCTTCATCACCTTTACCTCCGGTAAAAGCTGAATCTTTAGATTGGATTAATTCTTTTAATCTTTTGTGAATAGAAGCATTTGCAAAAATCCCTTCAACCATATTTGATGCTCCGATAGGAACAACAAGGAATTCTTGAATATCAGGCGCATTAACACCTGCATGAGCACCACCGTTCATCATGTTTCCCAAAGGATAAGGCAATTCATTTACCATACTGCCTCCTAGGTATTGATATAGTGGCATGTTATATGATGCAGCAGCAGCTTTAGCCACAGCCATGGAAATCGCAACAGTAGTGTTACCTCCAATAGCAGCCAAATTGTCTGTTCCATCTATTTCTCTTAGCACTTCGTCAATTGTAGTAATATCACAAGCATCCATTCCAATAAGCTCAGAAGCAATCAAGTCTTCCATTTCACTTACTACAAGGTCTACTCCCCCTTCAGGGAAGGATACCACTTCTCTTGAACCTGTACTCGCCCCACTTGGTGCAGCAGCTCTACCGTAACCACCCCAAGTTTTTACATCAACTTCGATGGTAGGGTTTCCCCTGCTGTCCAAAATCTTTCGAACTTGGACGTCTTCTATTATACTATCCAAAAAAACACCTCAGTGTCATTCAATTTGTTACCAACCAACCTATATTTTGAAAAAATCAGTAAGTTTCTTTATAGAGTTCAATTGGTATTTACTATTTTTTTTAAATAAATTTTAGAGTAAATAGATAAAATCTATTCATCTCTAATAACATCTAATGGTAAAACTCCAGCTTTGAGTTCTGCGTAAGCTATGTCAATTGGATCCAATGAATCTTTAATATCCACTAGAGGTTTTGCACCCATAGATATTTGAATTGCTCTAGCCCCGAGAATTCTAGCTCTTTCAAACCTTGTTAATTTCTTTTCAACATCCATGAATATTACTCCATTTTTTAGGCATATATTTTACCAATATTATATTTAAATATAAAATCCCTAAATCAGTCTATTCCCAGGTTTCCACATGGGAAATTAACATTCTTCTACAACAGTATCTTGTTAAACCTAAATCGTCTAAAACATCTTTAGAACTTTCACCAGCTGCTACTCTTTTATTGTATTCATCAAAGTAAGCTGATACAGGTTTTCCACAACTTAAGCATCTTATAGGAATCATTTATATCATCTTTTTTTAATTTTAAATAAAATATAAAATTACAGAAGAATTTATCTGTAACTTTTTTGTTTACGTGCTCTTGCTCCAGGACCACCGTATTTTTTAGGTTCTGAACGTCTTGGGTCACCTACTAACATGGTTCTGTCATATTGGATGTATTTTTCTTTTAAATCCAAATCTTGAGACCATTGTACGAGTCCTTTTGCAATTACCATACGTGCAGCTTCAGCTTGACCCATTACTCCACCACCAATAACGTGGATGTTGATATCCACTTCATTAGCTAAGTCTCCAGCTAAGGTTAATGGTTCTTGTAATTTTAATTGAGCAAGCTCAGGAGAATAAAGTTCTAAAGGAACTTTGTTGATTCTAACTTTACCGGTTCCTTCGCGAACAGTACCTCTTGCGATAGCTGTTTTACGTTTTCCACTAGTATGAATAACTTTAACCATAATTACACATCCGTTTATCTAAAAGGTAGCTCCTAAAAGTTTGGAGATTTCTCCTAACTCAATACCTTTTTTAAGATCTCCGTATTCTGCTTCAGGAACTGCAGTGAGTTCAGCATCAGCATATTCAGCAGGTACGCCTACGAAAGCTTTTAAGCCTTTGTATGCTGTTTTACCTTTGGATTTTTTGAAAGGTAACATTCCTCTTACAGTTCTTCTAAATATGTCGTCAGGTCTTCTAGGATATTTAGGACCTAAGTCACGAGGGTTAGAGATACTTGCTCTGTCCACTCTTTGTTTGTATTTAGCATAAGCCCAATCCTTATTACCAGTTAACATAATTTTTTCAGCATTAAGAATTACTACTTCTTCGCCTTCTAAGAGATTTTTACTAGTTACACTAGCTAATCTTCCTAAAACGCATCCTTCTCCATCAATAATCATCATAACACACATCCCCTTATTCCATAATCCTTATGTTTGATCCTTTAGGATTACTTTCCATAATTTCTTCGATTGAGATGCATTCTCCACCGGCACTTTCGATTTTTTCTTGTGCTTTAGCTGAGAATTTTAATGCTACAACATCTACTTTGTTTTCTAAATCACCATTTGATAAAACTTTACCAGGTACTAAAACAGTTTCGCCTTCTTCAGCGTATCTTGCGATATCTGATAAATTTACTTCAGCAGTTCTTCTGTTAGACCTTTCAAGTCTTTGTGCAACATCTTTCCAAATAGCTGCATCTTCATTTCTTGATTGTTCATAAAGTTTATTAATAAGTTCAATAAGGTTAGGATTTGTTTTTATTACTTTTTTAACCATTATTAATTTCCTCCTTCTTCACTAAATCTGATAAACTTATCCGCTTTTTCACCTAATACGTCACAAGCTTTTAATAAAACTTCTTTAGGAGGCATTGCACCATCAGTTTCGATTCTGAAAATGAAGTCATTTGGACGGAATCCTACATTGATGTATCCATTGTCAGAAGCTCTTACACAGCTTTTGCACATGGCACATTCTTCAACTCCAATCAAAGGACTGTTTTCATGTTCTTCCACGATTTTGATCTTTTTGGATCTTTTATCTGATTTTAAAATACCTCTTGGACATGCTTGAGCGCAATCGTAATCGATTTCAACATCCTCATTGAATGTTATTTCAGGATATTGTTTGTAAGCACATACAGTAGTTGGAATCCATTTAGCATGTTCTTTTCCGTATCCAACTTTTGCAACTGCTTCAATGTCAAGCTTTTCTCCTTCTTTGAGTTTTACTAAAGGTATGGTGTCGTATACTGGTTTAATTCTAGAGTCTGAAGATTTTAAATCTTTAGAATAAACTACTTTAGGTCCCACTTCTTTCAAATAGAACATGATTCCGTTTGAAAACTCTTCCCAGTCGTCATCTTCTGGTAATGACAATCCTTCAAGAGCGTCCAAATCAGATACTAAAGGAGTTAAACCAAGTCTATGAGCAAGCACCTCATTGAACATTGCAGAATCGTTGACAATAATGTTAACATCTTCGATTGCTATTTTAGGAACATTGACCATTGCAACTCTCCTAATAGCATTAATAAAAGGCACTTCTGCATCACGAACAATGAAAATCATTTCATCATCGTTTTGACTTCTTACTTCTATCTCCATATTAAACCCTTCTGCTTATACTCTTCTTCCTCTTTTACCACCAGGTCTTCCAGTACCGTCGTGAGGAATAGGAGTGATATCTTCGATTTTTCCTATTTTAATTCCAGCTCTTGCTAAAGCACGGATAGTAGCTTGTGCACCAGGTCCTGGACTTCTTGGTCCATTTCCACCAGGAGCTCTAACTTTAATATGTAATCCAACAAATCCTTTTTCTTTAGCATCATCAGCTATTCTGGTTGCTGCAGCCATTGCTGCGAATGGTGAAGCTTGTTGTCTGTCTGCACGAACAACTTTTCCACCGGACCATTGTGAGATGGTTTCAGCACCAGTAATATCTGTTACAGTAATAATAGTGTTATTAAATGATGAGTAAATATTAGCTATACCCCATTTTTCATCTTTTGCCATAGTTACACCTTTTATTCTTCTGTATTAGCTTTATTATCCTTTGCTTTGTTGTACTCTTCAATTTGTTTTGCTACAGGTGAAGAACGGTAGAAACCGATTTCATCTTCCTGACCGTCTAAAACTACATAGCTTGGTGAGTTGATTTTTTTACCGTTTAAAGCTATGTGACCGTGTACAACGAACATTCTTGCTTCTTTAGGAGTACGAGCTAAACCTTTTTTATATACAATAGTTTG
This genomic interval carries:
- a CDS encoding 30S ribosomal protein S9, with product MVKVIHTSGKRKTAIARGTVREGTGKVRINKVPLELYSPELAQLKLQEPLTLAGDLANEVDINIHVIGGGVMGQAEAARMVIAKGLVQWSQDLDLKEKYIQYDRTMLVGDPRRSEPKKYGGPGARARKQKSYR
- the eno gene encoding phosphopyruvate hydratase — protein: MDSIIEDVQVRKILDSRGNPTIEVDVKTWGGYGRAAAPSGASTGSREVVSFPEGGVDLVVSEMEDLIASELIGMDACDITTIDEVLREIDGTDNLAAIGGNTTVAISMAVAKAAAASYNMPLYQYLGGSMVNELPYPLGNMMNGGAHAGVNAPDIQEFLVVPIGASNMVEGIFANASIHKRLKELIQSKDSAFTGGKGDEGGWVPNITNADALEIQSKACEEVGDELGIEIRPALDMAASELWDGNEQKYIYAQDGIKRDTGDQIDFVKDIIDTYNMFYVEDPFDESDFEGFAQLTAKVGDKCLVCGDDLFVTNKELLAKGIEMNAANAIIIKPNQIGSLSETHATVKLAKENGIVPVVSHRSGETTDETIAHLAVGFNSPMIKTGAIGGERIAKLNELIRIEEELPNPRMGKF
- a CDS encoding DNA-directed RNA polymerase subunit K, giving the protein MDVEKKLTRFERARILGARAIQISMGAKPLVDIKDSLDPIDIAYAELKAGVLPLDVIRDE
- a CDS encoding DNA-directed RNA polymerase subunit D, with product MEIEVRSQNDDEMIFIVRDAEVPFINAIRRVAMVNVPKIAIEDVNIIVNDSAMFNEVLAHRLGLTPLVSDLDALEGLSLPEDDDWEEFSNGIMFYLKEVGPKVVYSKDLKSSDSRIKPVYDTIPLVKLKEGEKLDIEAVAKVGYGKEHAKWIPTTVCAYKQYPEITFNEDVEIDYDCAQACPRGILKSDKRSKKIKIVEEHENSPLIGVEECAMCKSCVRASDNGYINVGFRPNDFIFRIETDGAMPPKEVLLKACDVLGEKADKFIRFSEEGGN
- a CDS encoding 50S ribosomal protein L13, whose translation is MIIDGEGCVLGRLASVTSKNLLEGEEVVILNAEKIMLTGNKDWAYAKYKQRVDRASISNPRDLGPKYPRRPDDIFRRTVRGMLPFKKSKGKTAYKGLKAFVGVPAEYADAELTAVPEAEYGDLKKGIELGEISKLLGATF
- a CDS encoding 30S ribosomal protein S11; translation: MAKDEKWGIANIYSSFNNTIITVTDITGAETISQWSGGKVVRADRQQASPFAAMAAATRIADDAKEKGFVGLHIKVRAPGGNGPRSPGPGAQATIRALARAGIKIGKIEDITPIPHDGTGRPGGKRGRRV
- a CDS encoding 50S ribosomal protein L18e — its product is MVKKVIKTNPNLIELINKLYEQSRNEDAAIWKDVAQRLERSNRRTAEVNLSDIARYAEEGETVLVPGKVLSNGDLENKVDVVALKFSAKAQEKIESAGGECISIEEIMESNPKGSNIRIME
- a CDS encoding DNA-directed RNA polymerase subunit N — encoded protein: MIPIRCLSCGKPVSAYFDEYNKRVAAGESSKDVLDDLGLTRYCCRRMLISHVETWE